Within Gemmatimonadaceae bacterium, the genomic segment TGGCGTCGATCTGGGCGGCACGAACATCGTCGTCGGCGCGATGCCCGAAGACGGCAGCCGCGAGCTCGCCATCCGCTCCGAGCCGACGCACGCCGAGCGCGGTTCGGAAGCCGTGGTCGATCGCATCGTGTCGATGATCGCGCAGGTTATTTCCGACGTGATCGCCTCACACGACGCCCAACCGCACGACTTCCTCGGCGTCGGCATCGGCGCGCCCGGTCCGTTAGACCGCGAGCGCGGCGTCGTGGTGGTCGCGCCCAACCTGGGTTGGCGCGACTTCCCGTTGCGCGACGCGATTTCGGATCGCATCCGTCTCCCCGCGACCCTCGATAACGACGCCAACTGCGCCACGCTCGGCGAATGGTGGCGCGGCGCCGCGCAGGGCGGCCGCAATGTGGTCGGGATCACCATCGGCACCGGCATCGGCGGCGGCATCGTGATCGACGGAAAGCTGTATCACGGCTCGTCGGACGTCGCCGGCGAAATCGGCCACACCACCATCGACTCGACGGGCCGCTATTGCCGATGCGGCAACTACGGCTGCCTCGAGGCGTACGCGTCCGGTCCGGCCATCGCGCTCCGCGCGCGAGAGGCGCTCGAGCGCGACGAAGTGTCGGCGCTGCACAAAATGGTGAAGGGCGACCTCGATCTCCTGACCGCCGCCACGGTGTACGAAGCCGCGCACCGCGGCGACGCGCTCGCGCTCGAAGTGGTGCGCGACACGGCGCGGTTCCTCGGCACCGGCATCGCAAACCTGCTCAACACCGTCAACCCCGACGTCGTCGTCATCACCGGCGGCGTCACCCGCGCCGGCGACCGCCTGTTCGAGCCGCTCCGCGCCGAAGTCAAGCGCCGTGCATTCCGGCCCGCCGTGGCTGCGTGCCG encodes:
- a CDS encoding ROK family protein, yielding MTKARTRYVLGVDLGGTNIVVGAMPEDGSRELAIRSEPTHAERGSEAVVDRIVSMIAQVISDVIASHDAQPHDFLGVGIGAPGPLDRERGVVVVAPNLGWRDFPLRDAISDRIRLPATLDNDANCATLGEWWRGAAQGGRNVVGITIGTGIGGGIVIDGKLYHGSSDVAGEIGHTTIDSTGRYCRCGNYGCLEAYASGPAIALRAREALERDEVSALHKMVKGDLDLLTAATVYEAAHRGDALALEVVRDTARFLGTGIANLLNTVNPDVVVITGGVTRAGDRLFEPLRAEVKRRAFRPAVAACRIVPGALEGTAGVVGAVATFKQQKLGEV